Proteins found in one Zea mays cultivar B73 chromosome 1, Zm-B73-REFERENCE-NAM-5.0, whole genome shotgun sequence genomic segment:
- the LOC542096 gene encoding Histone-lysine N-methyltransferase ATXR4-like, with protein MFLRRRLLSTAAAATAARGPPPIRVSLTESAGRGVFATRPVSSGELLHSAQPLVSHPSHSLLHEVCYNCLRRKPGEGRASSGGDYFCSDACRDHAKGFHDIEKNVDWSLFDYHCSSRDLKYPYMAKRLACMVISGAANADCLNILQPALLHQGTLIEMKEEFELLESTFRKAGFQEEITTFLTIDWYINVLARIRINAFRIELVASSYEDLLSSAAASVSCDSSVGNAVYMLPSFYNHDCDPNAHIVWLQNADAKLKALRDIEEGEELCICYIDASMDADARQKILADGFGFECRCLRCLSGD; from the exons ATGTTCCTCCGCCGCCGTCTCCTCTCCACCGCTGCCGCTGCGACCGCCGCCCGCGGCCCACCGCCGATCCGCGTGTCCCTAACGGAGTCCGCGGGCCGCGGCGTCTTCGCTACCCGCCCAGTATCTTCTGGCGAGCTCCTCCACTCAGCGCAGCCCCTCGTCTCCCACCCCTCCCACTCTCTGCTCCACGAG GTTTGCTACAATTGCCTCAGAAGGAAGCCCGGGGAAGGGCGCGCTTCAAGCGGGGGTGACTACTTCTGCAGCGATGCTTGCAGGGACCACGCCAAG GGGTTCCATGACATTGAAAAGAATGTAGATTGGTCTTTATTCGATTACCACTGCAG TTCACGTGATCTGAAGTACCCATACATGGCCAAGCGCCTTGCTTGCATGGTTATATCAGGAGCTGCTAATGCAGATTGCCTTAACATACTTCAGCCAGCTCTGTTGCACCAGGGGACGCTGATTGAG ATGAAAGAGGAATTTGAGTTGTTGGAATCCACTTTTAGAAAAGCTGGATTTCAGGAAGAAATCACAACCT TTTTGACCATAGATTGGTACATCAATGTATTGGCAAGAATACGCATAAATGCTTTTCGTATTGAATTGGTTGCAAGTTCATATGAGGATCTCTTATCCTCAGCGGCAGCCTCTGTAtcatgtgattcatcagttggcaaTGCGGTTTATATGCTCCCATCTTTCTACAACCATGACTGCG ATCCGAATGCTCACATTGTTTGGCTGCAAAACGCGGACGCGAAATTGAAGGCTCTCCGCGACATTGAAGAAG GCGAGGAGCTGTGCATCTGCTACATCGATGCTAGCATGGATGCCGACGCTAGACAGAAGATTCTTGCTGATGGATTTGGCTTCGAGTGCCGTTGCCTTCGGTGCTTGTCTGGAGACTAG
- the LOC542096 gene encoding histone-lysine N-methyltransferase ATXR4-like isoform X1: MFLRRRLLSTAAAATAARGPPPIRVSLTESAGRGVFATRPVSSGELLHSAQPLVSHPSHSLLHEVCYNCLRRKPGEGRASSGGDYFCSDACRDHAKGFHDIEKNVDWSLFDYHCSSRDLKYPYMAKRLACMVISGAANADCLNILQPALLHQGTLIEMKEEFELLESTFRKAGFQEEITTYWYINVLARIRINAFRIELVASSYEDLLSSAAASVSCDSSVGNAVYMLPSFYNHDCDPNAHIVWLQNADAKLKALRDIEEGEELCICYIDASMDADARQKILADGFGFECRCLRCLSGD; the protein is encoded by the exons ATGTTCCTCCGCCGCCGTCTCCTCTCCACCGCTGCCGCTGCGACCGCCGCCCGCGGCCCACCGCCGATCCGCGTGTCCCTAACGGAGTCCGCGGGCCGCGGCGTCTTCGCTACCCGCCCAGTATCTTCTGGCGAGCTCCTCCACTCAGCGCAGCCCCTCGTCTCCCACCCCTCCCACTCTCTGCTCCACGAG GTTTGCTACAATTGCCTCAGAAGGAAGCCCGGGGAAGGGCGCGCTTCAAGCGGGGGTGACTACTTCTGCAGCGATGCTTGCAGGGACCACGCCAAG GGGTTCCATGACATTGAAAAGAATGTAGATTGGTCTTTATTCGATTACCACTGCAG TTCACGTGATCTGAAGTACCCATACATGGCCAAGCGCCTTGCTTGCATGGTTATATCAGGAGCTGCTAATGCAGATTGCCTTAACATACTTCAGCCAGCTCTGTTGCACCAGGGGACGCTGATTGAG ATGAAAGAGGAATTTGAGTTGTTGGAATCCACTTTTAGAAAAGCTGGATTTCAGGAAGAAATCACAACCT ATTGGTACATCAATGTATTGGCAAGAATACGCATAAATGCTTTTCGTATTGAATTGGTTGCAAGTTCATATGAGGATCTCTTATCCTCAGCGGCAGCCTCTGTAtcatgtgattcatcagttggcaaTGCGGTTTATATGCTCCCATCTTTCTACAACCATGACTGCG ATCCGAATGCTCACATTGTTTGGCTGCAAAACGCGGACGCGAAATTGAAGGCTCTCCGCGACATTGAAGAAG GCGAGGAGCTGTGCATCTGCTACATCGATGCTAGCATGGATGCCGACGCTAGACAGAAGATTCTTGCTGATGGATTTGGCTTCGAGTGCCGTTGCCTTCGGTGCTTGTCTGGAGACTAG